A single Ammospiza caudacuta isolate bAmmCau1 chromosome 14, bAmmCau1.pri, whole genome shotgun sequence DNA region contains:
- the SLITRK4 gene encoding SLIT and NTRK-like protein 4: protein MILWLFLVLSSPVSSTTADADISVEICSVCSCVSVENVLYVNCEKVAVYRPNQLKPPWSNFYHLNFQNNLLIILYPNSFLNFTHAVSLQLGNNKLQNIEGGAFMGLSALKQLHLNNNELKILRADTFLGIENLEYLQADYNLIKFIERGAFNKLHKLKVLILNDNLISFLPDNIFRFASLTHLDIRGNRIQKLPYIGVLEHIGRIVELQLEDNPWNCTCDLLPLKAWLENMPYNIYIGEAICETPSDLYGRLLKETNKQELCSMGTGSDFDVRILPPSQLEPGYSTPNGHTTQTSVHRLVTKAPKTTNPSKISGIVAGKALSSRNLSQIVSYQTRVPPLTPCPLPCVCKTHPSDLGLSVNCQERNIESMAELVPKPLNAKKLHVNGNYIKDVDTTDFAEFEGLDLLHLGSNRISVIKGDVFRNLTNLRRLYLNGNQIERLSPEMFAGLHNLQYLYLEYNVIKEILAGTFDLMPNLQLLYLNNNLLRSLPAYIFAGAPLARLNLRNNHFMYLPVSGVLDQLKSLTQIDLEGNPWDCTCDLVALKLWLEKLNDGIVVKELKCETPVQFANIELKSLKNEILCPKLLNKPSALFTSPMPAVIFTTPPGPVRSPPGGPVPLSILILSILVVLILTVFVAFCLLVFVLRRNKKPTIKHEGIGNQECSSMQLQLRKHDHKSNKKDGLGAEAFIPQTIEQMSKTHTCGLKESETGFTFADPPGQKVILRNMNDKEKDLLHVDSRKRLSTIDELDELFPGRDSNVFIQNFLESKKEYNSIGVSGFEIRYPEKLQDKKAKKSLIGGNHSKIVVEQRKSEYFELKAKLQGSPDYLQVLEEQTALNKI from the coding sequence ATGATTCTGTGGCTCTTTCTGGTTCTGTCATCTCCAGTTTCTTCTACAACTGCAGATGCTGATATATCTGTGGAAATTTGCAGTGTTTGCTCCTGTGTGTCAGTTGAGAATGTACTCTATGTCAACTGTGAGAAGGTTGCAGTCTACAGACCAAATCAGCTTAAACCACCATGGTCTAATTTTTACCACCTCAACTTTCAAAACAACCTGCTAATTATTCTATATCCAAATTCCTTTCTTAATTTTACACATGCAGTGTCCTTGCAGCTGGGTAATAATAAGTTGCAGAACATTGAGGGAGGGGCCTTTATGGGTCTTAGTGCATTAAAACAGTTGCACTTGAACAACAATGAATTAAAGATTCTCCGGGCTGACACTTTCCTTGGCATAGAGAACTTGGAGTATCTCCAAGCTGACTACAATTTAATCAAGTTTATTGAACGGGGAGCCTTCAATAAGCTTCACAAGCTGAAAGTCCTGATACTTAATGACAATCTGATTTCATTCCTTCCCGATAATATTTTTCGATTTGCTTCTCTAACCCATCTGGATATACGGGGGAATCGAATACAGAAGCTGCCATACATTGGAGTTCTGGAACACATCGGGCGAATTGTTGAACTGCAGCTGGAAGACAACCCCTGGAATTGTACTTGTGATTTGTTGCCTTTGAAAGCGTGGCTGGAGAACATGCCCTACAACATCTACATTGGAGAGGCTATCTGTGAAACACCCAGTGACTTGTACGGAAGGCTGCTGAAAGAGACCAAtaagcaggagctgtgctccatggggacagggagcgaTTTTGACGTGCGCATCCTGCCTCCCTCGCAGCTGGAGCCCGGCTACAGCACGCCCAACGGCCACACCACTCAAACATCAGTGCACAGATTAGTCACAAAGGCACCAAAGACTACAAATCCTTCCAAGATCTCGGGGATAGTAGCAGGCAAAGCTCTGTCCAGTCGCAATCTCAGTCAGATCGTATCTTACCAGACCAGGGTGCCTCCTTTAACTCCTTGTCCGCTCCCTTGTGTTTGCAAAACTCATCCTTCAGACTTGGGATTAAGCGTAAATTGCCAAGAAAGAAATATAGAATCGATGGCTGAACTTGTACCCAAACCTTTAAATGCCAAGAAACTGCATGTAAATGGCAATTATATTAAGGATGTGGATACTACAGATTTCGCTGAGTTTGAGGGGCTGGATTTGCTACATTTAGGCAGCAATCGGATTTCAGTGATCAAAGGAGATGTTTTCCGCAACCTTACAAATTTACGGAGATTGTACCTCAATGGCAATCAGATAGAGCGTCTGAGCCCAGAGATGTTTGCTGGCCTCCACAATTTGCAATATCTGTATTTGGAATACAATGTTATCAAAGAAATCCTAGCAGGCACCTTTGACTTAATGCCAAACTTGCAGTTGCTCTACCTGAACAACAATCTTCTGCGAAGTTTGCCAGCCTATATTTTTGCTGGTGCACCACTTGCTAGACTGAATCTGAGGAACAATCACTTCATGTATTTACCTGTAAGTGGTGTTCTTGATCAGCTAAAGTCTCTTACACAAATAGATTTGGAAGGTAATCCGTGGGACTGCACTTGTGATTTAGTTGCTTTAAAGCTCTGGCTTGAGAAGCTAAATGACGGTATTGTGGTGAAGGAATTGAAATGTGAGACACCTGTGCAGTTTGCTAACATAGAACTTAAGTCTCTGAAAAATGAGATTCTCTGTCCTAAACTTTTAAACAAGCCATCTGCTCTGTTCACTAGTCCCATGCCTGCTGTTATTTTTACAACACCCCCGGGACCAGTCCGGAGTCCTCCTGGTGGCCCAGTTCCATTGTCCATCCTAATCCTGAGCATATTGGTTGTGCTGATTTTAACGGTGTTTGTTGCTTTTTGTCTTCTTGTTTTTGTGCTTCGGCGCAACAAAAAGCCAACCATAAAGCATGAAGGGATTGGAAACCAAGAGTGCAGTTCTATGCAACTGCAGCTAAGAAAGCACGATCACAAGTCAAACAAAAAAGATGGACTGGGTGCAGAGGCCTTCATTCCTCAGACCATTGAGCAGATGAGCAAAACTCATACCTGTGGCTTGAAAGAGTCTGAAACAGGCTTCACGTTTGCTGACCCACCAGGGCAAAAAGTCATTCTGAGAAATATGAATGACAAGGAGAAAGATTTGTTGCATGTGGATTCCAGAAAAAGACTTAGCACAATCGATGAACTGGATGAGTTATTCCCTGGAAGGGATTCCAATGTATTTATTCAAAATTTTCTTGAAAGTAAAAAGGAGTACAACAGCATAGGGGTCAGTGGCTTTGAAATACGTTACCCAGAGAAACTGCAAGACAAAAAAGCCAAGAAATCTCTAATAGGTGGTAATCATAGTAAAATTGTAGTAGAACAAAGAAAAAGTGAATATTTTGAACTAAAAGCTAAACTTCAAGGTTCACCTGACTACCTACAAGTCCTTGAAGAACAAACAGCTTTGAATAAAATATAG